Proteins encoded in a region of the Stieleria neptunia genome:
- a CDS encoding tetratricopeptide repeat protein, giving the protein MSDIHSQYNDVEKLIDDEKFSEAIDGLNSILQEDDSFVLGHLALARVYTKTGQHDEAIRHGEKACELEPNDPFNFTAMSVTYQRAWAGTQEQQYIAKAEDAMAKAQMLQSQS; this is encoded by the coding sequence ATGAGTGACATTCACAGTCAGTACAACGACGTCGAAAAACTGATCGACGACGAGAAGTTCAGCGAAGCGATCGACGGTTTGAACTCGATTCTCCAGGAAGACGATTCGTTTGTGCTCGGGCACCTCGCCCTCGCCCGTGTCTACACCAAGACCGGACAGCACGACGAGGCGATCCGGCACGGCGAGAAGGCGTGTGAGTTGGAGCCGAACGATCCGTTTAACTTCACCGCCATGAGCGTGACCTACCAACGCGCTTGGGCGGGCACTCAGGAACAGCAGTACATTGCCAAAGCCGAAGATGCGATGGCGAAGGCGCAGATGCTGCAATCGCAGTCCTGA